Proteins co-encoded in one Luteolibacter sp. Y139 genomic window:
- a CDS encoding excinuclease ABC subunit UvrC translates to MAAAGLKEKLREVPHQPGVYLMKDRLGSIIYVGKARDLRKRMSSYFLASRKTRADLKTRALIDTIADFEFHTVRNEAESLLLEGKLIKDYRPRYNVAFRDDKRFLLVKVQPSEPWPRFVLTRMKKDDGARYFGPFAHSGALRATISWINRKFGLRACRPLNPGENDYKHCNADIIRNCSAPCILRITRDAYLARIDEACLVLEGRGRREIFSDLEADMAKAAERLDFEKAALLRDVVDNLRKTLNPTRQFTRGRGVPTTVKPTEDLADLGEALGLQGPPRVMECFDISNVSSNHIVASMVRFTNGAPDNQNYRRYRIRTVEGQDDFASMAEVIRRRYSRILGENYSANPDLAESQEDPVEIQRRLAKEGRAKIVLPDLVIVDGGKGQLSSAMRELQQLGLHDLPVIGLAKQREEVFFPGESDPLLIPHDRGALKLLQRIRDEAHRFANGYNALLYRRRMKESLLDDCPAVSPKKKQALLAKFGSVDRIRKASAKDIAAIPGISEKTAEAILEWLG, encoded by the coding sequence GTGGCCGCGGCGGGATTGAAGGAAAAGCTCCGGGAAGTTCCCCATCAGCCGGGCGTGTACCTGATGAAGGACCGCCTCGGCTCGATCATCTATGTCGGCAAGGCGCGCGATCTACGGAAGCGGATGTCCTCGTATTTCCTCGCGTCCCGGAAAACCCGGGCCGACCTGAAAACCCGGGCGCTGATCGACACGATCGCCGACTTCGAGTTCCACACGGTCCGGAACGAGGCCGAGTCGCTGCTGCTGGAAGGGAAGCTGATCAAGGACTACCGGCCCCGCTACAATGTCGCTTTCCGGGACGACAAGCGGTTCCTGCTGGTGAAGGTCCAGCCGTCCGAGCCGTGGCCGCGGTTCGTGCTGACCCGGATGAAAAAGGACGATGGGGCGCGTTACTTTGGGCCCTTCGCCCACTCCGGGGCGCTGCGGGCGACGATTTCGTGGATCAACCGGAAGTTCGGGCTGCGTGCGTGCCGGCCGCTGAATCCGGGTGAGAATGACTACAAGCACTGCAACGCGGACATCATCCGGAACTGCTCGGCGCCGTGTATCCTGCGGATCACCCGGGATGCCTACCTGGCCCGGATCGATGAGGCATGCCTGGTGCTGGAGGGTAGGGGACGGCGTGAGATTTTCTCCGATCTCGAGGCCGACATGGCGAAGGCGGCGGAGCGGCTCGATTTCGAGAAGGCGGCGCTGCTCCGGGACGTGGTCGACAATCTCCGGAAGACGCTCAATCCGACCCGGCAGTTCACCCGGGGGCGCGGGGTGCCGACGACGGTGAAGCCGACGGAGGACTTGGCTGATTTGGGCGAAGCGCTGGGCCTGCAAGGGCCGCCGCGGGTGATGGAGTGCTTCGATATTTCCAACGTCTCTTCGAATCACATTGTGGCCTCGATGGTGCGCTTCACCAATGGCGCGCCGGACAATCAGAACTATCGGCGTTACCGGATCCGGACGGTGGAGGGGCAGGATGACTTCGCCTCGATGGCGGAGGTGATTCGCAGGCGATACTCACGGATTCTGGGAGAGAACTATTCCGCCAATCCCGATCTCGCAGAGTCGCAGGAGGATCCGGTGGAGATCCAGCGTCGTTTGGCGAAGGAGGGTCGGGCGAAGATCGTGCTGCCGGATCTGGTGATCGTGGACGGTGGCAAGGGGCAGCTTTCCTCGGCGATGCGGGAGCTCCAACAGTTAGGTTTGCACGACTTGCCGGTGATTGGCTTGGCCAAGCAGCGGGAAGAGGTCTTCTTCCCCGGGGAGAGCGACCCGCTGCTCATTCCGCATGATCGTGGTGCGTTGAAGCTTCTCCAGCGTATTCGGGATGAGGCTCACCGCTTTGCCAACGGGTACAACGCGCTGCTCTACCGGCGGCGGATGAAGGAGAGCTTGTTAGACGACTGCCCTGCGGTTTCGCCGAAGAAGAAACAGGCGCTGTTGGCGAAGTTCGGCAGCGTGGATCGGATCCGGAAGGCGAGCGCGAAGGACATCGCGGCGATTCCCGGGATCTCCGAGAAGACGGCGGAGGCGATCTTGGAGTGGTTAGGGTGA
- a CDS encoding MotA/TolQ/ExbB proton channel family protein produces MIRHTKILGAVLFAMAGLPAWAQEASATPPKQEMDFMQVFKAGGVMMPALAVLSVLTVVLILLYMMILRRNAVVSDRFMNQAEALIRRNDFLGLIGYCKRRNECISQITERALEFMTRNSGATFSEVRDVAEAEGSRQASMLTTRVSYLADIGAIAPMIGLLGTVIGMIRSFIQVSDGGFQGARQMAFAGGVSEALIATASGLAIALPALIFYAFFRGKVQKLISDLEGAATHLMAILRAQVDRHNTQPAQGGTPSRRVSRGEDFAMPTPSPLGDDRPDLHGI; encoded by the coding sequence ATGATCCGGCACACGAAGATTCTCGGGGCGGTCCTGTTCGCCATGGCCGGCCTGCCGGCTTGGGCGCAAGAAGCGTCCGCCACGCCGCCGAAGCAGGAAATGGACTTTATGCAGGTCTTCAAGGCGGGCGGCGTCATGATGCCCGCGCTGGCCGTCCTCTCGGTGCTGACCGTGGTGCTGATCCTCCTCTACATGATGATCCTGCGCCGCAATGCCGTGGTCAGCGACCGCTTCATGAACCAGGCGGAGGCCCTCATCCGCCGGAATGATTTCCTCGGCCTGATCGGCTACTGCAAGCGCCGCAACGAGTGCATCTCCCAGATCACCGAGCGGGCCCTGGAGTTCATGACCCGGAATAGCGGAGCCACCTTCTCCGAGGTCCGCGACGTCGCCGAGGCCGAGGGCTCGCGCCAGGCCAGCATGCTCACCACCCGCGTCTCCTACCTCGCCGACATCGGGGCCATCGCGCCGATGATCGGACTGCTCGGCACGGTCATCGGGATGATCCGGTCGTTCATCCAGGTCTCGGATGGCGGCTTCCAGGGGGCCCGCCAGATGGCCTTCGCCGGCGGGGTGTCGGAAGCGTTGATCGCCACCGCCTCGGGTCTGGCGATCGCCCTGCCTGCGCTGATTTTCTACGCGTTTTTCCGCGGCAAGGTGCAGAAGCTCATTTCGGATCTCGAAGGGGCCGCCACCCATTTGATGGCCATCCTGAGAGCCCAGGTGGACCGCCACAATACCCAGCCTGCCCAGGGCGGAACCCCCAGCCGCCGGGTCTCCCGCGGCGAGGATTTCGCGATGCCGACGCCGTCTCCTCTGGGCGATGACCGCCCGGACCTCCACGGCATCTGA
- a CDS encoding ExbD/TolR family protein, with the protein MKFRNHKMPPAELQLAPMLDVVFQLLIFFLVSFEFQRSEQDMKVSVPSAQEGADSKRALGEIIVNVRATGEVVVEGQTMTQAQLKEKLSAIAALHKNQPIRLRGDAKCEYQTIVEVIDTCQKAGIWNISFATQRKSEK; encoded by the coding sequence ATGAAATTCCGCAACCACAAGATGCCCCCGGCCGAGCTCCAGCTCGCGCCGATGCTGGACGTCGTCTTCCAGTTGCTGATCTTCTTCCTCGTCAGCTTCGAGTTCCAGCGCTCCGAGCAGGACATGAAGGTCTCCGTCCCCAGCGCCCAGGAAGGCGCGGACTCGAAGCGCGCCCTCGGCGAGATCATCGTCAACGTCCGCGCCACCGGCGAGGTCGTCGTGGAAGGCCAGACGATGACCCAGGCCCAGCTCAAGGAGAAGCTCTCCGCCATCGCCGCCCTCCACAAGAACCAGCCGATCAGGCTGCGCGGCGACGCCAAGTGCGAGTACCAGACCATCGTCGAGGTCATCGACACCTGCCAGAAAGCGGGCATCTGGAACATTTCCTTCGCCACCCAGCGGAAGTCGGAAAAATAG